In bacterium, a single window of DNA contains:
- a CDS encoding CBS domain-containing protein, whose product MAAPVTVREIMVDVFEYPHIPYWFTLRQAAGIVRNTLLQGEKHVQPLIVLVFDEKYNLVGMASLREIIRGLEPLWSGAGAGGTDGGKPPAEAPVATVMRQAQAFLPPEAAVADAARLIVEQGLELVPVLEDGKKLIGVVRWQEVFRECSRLALGG is encoded by the coding sequence ATGGCAGCACCCGTCACCGTCCGGGAGATCATGGTCGACGTCTTCGAGTACCCCCACATCCCCTACTGGTTCACGCTGCGCCAGGCCGCGGGGATCGTGCGCAACACGCTGCTGCAGGGCGAGAAGCACGTCCAGCCGCTGATCGTCCTGGTCTTCGACGAGAAGTACAACCTCGTCGGCATGGCGAGCCTGCGCGAGATCATCAGGGGCCTCGAGCCGCTCTGGTCGGGCGCCGGGGCGGGCGGAACGGACGGCGGCAAGCCGCCGGCGGAGGCCCCGGTCGCGACCGTCATGCGCCAGGCGCAGGCGTTCCTCCCGCCGGAGGCCGCGGTGGCGGACGCGGCGCGCCTCATCGTCGAGCAGGGGCTCGAGCTGGTGCCGGTGCTCGAGGACGGCAAGAAGCTCATCGGCGTGGTCCGCTGGCAGGAGGTGTTCCGGGAGTGTTCCCGGCTGGCGCTCGGGGGGTGA
- a CDS encoding ATP-binding protein, which produces MRLSIHQRFFAGFVAALAGGALVAVLAFAGLGEAGTAAAALTLGVLLSAGILAAHRLAARISSPLRQLEEAMHRVAEGDFSAAAPGPTHDAEIASLAASFTQMRERLKDTMISLELAVENLHDKQEQLVEVEKLASLGRVAAGVAHEINNPLAVINEKAGLLQDFLAISGDFANRGRFGPLLEGILDSVKRCRAITHRLLGFARRVEVTVEPVDLNAEVRRVCEYLEGDRGAKDARLELHLAAELPVAHTDRIEFEQVLVNIIKNAIDAVRPGGWIGLTTRAKNQRWLQVVVADNGPGIPPEQLKRLFEPFFTTKEKGKGTGLGLFVSRGIMKKLGGRILVESAVGVGTNFTLELPVRNVAQELQDAT; this is translated from the coding sequence GTGAGACTGAGCATTCACCAGCGGTTCTTCGCCGGCTTCGTCGCGGCGCTGGCCGGCGGCGCGCTCGTCGCCGTCCTCGCCTTTGCCGGGCTCGGCGAGGCCGGCACCGCAGCCGCGGCGCTCACGCTGGGGGTGCTGCTCTCGGCGGGCATCCTCGCCGCGCACCGGCTGGCGGCCCGGATCAGCTCGCCGCTGCGACAGCTCGAGGAGGCGATGCACCGGGTCGCCGAGGGCGACTTCTCCGCGGCCGCCCCGGGCCCGACCCACGACGCGGAGATCGCCTCGCTCGCGGCCTCCTTCACCCAGATGCGCGAGCGGCTCAAGGACACGATGATCTCCCTCGAGCTGGCGGTCGAGAACCTCCACGACAAGCAGGAGCAGCTCGTCGAGGTCGAGAAGCTCGCCTCGCTCGGGCGCGTCGCGGCCGGCGTCGCCCACGAGATCAACAACCCGCTGGCCGTCATCAACGAGAAGGCCGGGCTGCTCCAGGACTTCCTCGCCATCTCCGGCGACTTCGCGAACCGGGGGCGCTTCGGGCCGCTGCTCGAGGGGATCCTCGACAGCGTCAAGCGCTGCCGCGCGATCACCCACCGGCTCCTGGGCTTTGCGCGGCGCGTCGAGGTCACGGTCGAGCCGGTCGACCTGAACGCCGAGGTGCGCCGGGTCTGCGAGTACCTCGAGGGCGACCGCGGCGCCAAGGACGCGCGCCTCGAGCTGCATCTCGCCGCGGAGCTGCCGGTGGCGCACACCGACCGCATCGAGTTCGAGCAGGTGCTCGTGAACATCATCAAGAACGCGATCGACGCCGTGCGCCCCGGTGGCTGGATCGGCCTGACGACGCGCGCGAAGAACCAGCGCTGGCTGCAGGTCGTCGTCGCGGACAACGGCCCCGGCATCCCCCCCGAGCAGCTCAAGCGGCTGTTCGAGCCGTTCTTCACCACCAAGGAGAAGGGCAAGGGGACCGGTCTCGGCCTCTTCGTCTCGCGCGGCATCATGAAGAAGCTCGGCGGCCGGATCCTCGTCGAGAGCGCGGTGGGTGTCGGCACGAACTTCACCCTGGAGCTGCCCGTGCGCAACGTCGCCCAGGAGCTGCAAGATGCCACCTAA
- a CDS encoding GntR family transcriptional regulator, giving the protein MTGMADTKTQTQVDRENPQKLYLQLYGIIKGKIERGEWPVESQIPTEEELCRLFEVSKATVRIAVAELVREGYLRRHQGKGTFVCKRVIPEGLSMLTSFKENMLEAGVDFETRVLAQTVMMLTDDLDLKLDVAEDKHIIYVKRVRLVGEEPVLLQETYLPHAVCPALLAETLEGQQSVLELLERLCAVRVTRVRDYIEVIALAPEEADVLGLPAGSPALLLEQYFYAGESQVMYTRSVKRPERFRFFIEFERK; this is encoded by the coding sequence ATGACGGGAATGGCGGACACGAAGACCCAGACGCAGGTTGACCGCGAGAACCCGCAGAAGCTCTACCTTCAGCTCTACGGGATCATCAAGGGGAAGATCGAGCGCGGCGAGTGGCCGGTCGAGTCGCAGATTCCGACCGAGGAGGAACTCTGCCGCCTCTTCGAGGTCAGCAAGGCGACGGTCAGGATCGCGGTGGCCGAGCTGGTGCGCGAGGGCTACCTGCGCCGCCACCAAGGCAAGGGGACCTTCGTCTGCAAGCGCGTGATCCCCGAGGGCCTCTCGATGCTCACGAGCTTCAAGGAGAACATGCTCGAGGCGGGGGTCGACTTCGAGACGCGGGTGCTCGCGCAGACCGTGATGATGCTGACCGACGACCTGGACCTCAAGCTCGACGTCGCCGAGGACAAGCACATCATCTACGTCAAGCGGGTGCGCCTCGTCGGCGAGGAGCCCGTGCTGCTCCAGGAGACGTACCTGCCGCACGCCGTGTGCCCGGCGCTGCTGGCCGAGACGCTCGAGGGCCAGCAGTCGGTGCTCGAGCTGCTCGAGCGGCTCTGCGCCGTGCGGGTGACCCGCGTGCGCGACTACATCGAGGTCATCGCGCTCGCGCCCGAGGAGGCCGACGTCCTCGGTCTCCCCGCCGGCTCCCCGGCGCTGCTGCTGGAGCAGTACTTCTACGCCGGCGAGTCGCAGGTCATGTACACTCGCTCCGTCAAGCGGCCGGAGCGGTTCCGGTTCTTCATCGAGTTCGAGCGCAAGTGA